One window from the genome of Sebastes umbrosus isolate fSebUmb1 chromosome 12, fSebUmb1.pri, whole genome shotgun sequence encodes:
- the LOC119498218 gene encoding ras-related protein Rap-2b-like has translation MREYKVVVLGSGGVGKSALTVQFVTGSFIEKYDPTIEDFYRKEIEVDSSPSVLEILDTAGTEQFASMRDLYIKNGQGFILVYSLVNQQSFQDIKPMRDQIIRVKRYERVPMILVGNKVDLEGEREVSSGEGKALAQEWSCPFMETSAKNKGSVDELFAEIVRQMNYSTVPSGGDQCCSCVLL, from the coding sequence ATGAGGGAGTACAAAGTGGTTGTTTTGGGCTCGGGTGGAGTCGGTAAATCCGCCCTGACTGTCCAGTTCGTGACTGGCTCCTTCATCGAGAAGTACGACCCCACGATAGAGGATTTCTACAGGAAGGAGATCGAGGTGGACTCGTCCCCGTCTGTCCTGGAGATCCTGGACACCGCAGGGACTGAGCAGTTCGCCTCAATGCGAGACCTGTACATCAAGAACGGCCAAGGCTTCATCCTGGTCTACAGCCTGGTGAACCAGCAGAGCTTCCAGGACATCAAGCCCATGAGAGACCAGATCATCCGGGTGAAGAGGTACGAGAGGGTGCCCATGATCCTGGTGGGCAACAAGGTGGACCTGGAGGGCGAGAGAGAGGTGTCTTCTGGAGAAGGCAAGGCTCTGGCCCAGGAGTGGAGCTGCCCCTTTATGGAGACTTCAGCCAAGAATAAAGGATCGGTCGACGAGCTGTTTGCAGAGATAGTCCGACAGATGAACTACTCGACTGTTCCCAGTGGTGGAGACCAGTGTTGTTCATGTGTCCTGCtctaa